Genomic segment of Streptosporangium sp. NBC_01755:
GGCCGCCGGTCACCCCGAGCAGGTCGGTGGAGTACAAGCGCTGCCCGGGGACACCGGCTGCGCCTGCCAGCACCGCCTCCGCCTCCGCAGGCTCCAGCGCGACGGCGTGCAGGGGCCGGACTGTTTCCTCATCAGGGTCGGGGACCACGTGCACCACGGCGCCCAGCCGGGTCGGGGGCGCCCAGTCGACGATGGCCCGATGCTCGCCCGGGGTGAACAGCACCCGACGCCGGAGCATGCCGCCCACCCTGCGCTCCTGCTCCACCCCGCCGCAGGGGGCGGCCAGTTCCGCAGGGACACCGACCCGGGTTGGCCACCCGGCGACGATCCCGTCCATGCCGATCATCACCAGATCGTCGGCCATGAACCGAGCGTCCAGCTCATCACAGGCGCGGTGCGCGAGCGTGGACTTCCCACCCCGGCTGCCCGCCACGAACAACACCGCCGTACCGTTCACGGTCACCGCGGAGGCGTGCAGCATCCGCCACCCGCCACCCAGCATCCGAGAGGAGAAGAACAGCCTGGCCAGCCAGTCGGGCCAGCGCCGGGACGAATCGTCGCAGGGGACGGCGACGCGGGTGACACGTTGGACCCGGTCGACCTCCAGCAGCGCCGCGGCGCTTCCCGGCCGGTACAGCCCCAGCAGGCGCAGCAACCCGTTCCCCGTGCCGGCCACGGCCAGGCGGGGCCCGCCGTGCGGGGAGACCAGGACGGGCCGGTCGGCGAGCAGCGCATCGACGTCACCCGGCACCTGGGCGAGCTCGTCACGATCGACGCGGATCGTCCAGTCCGTGCTGGGGCCGGCGGCACTCACCGTGCACGGCGGCACCATCACCGTGGTCACCCCCGCCACCAGGGACGGATTACCGACGACTCGCAGCCGCCACGGGCCCAGCAGCAGGTCCACCACCCGTTCCGAAGCGACAGCCACCGCTTCTGGTGCTTGTTCCGGGTTTTCAGCAGCTGTCGCGATGCGTCGAGTCATTTGAACCTCGGTTGGGAGATTGGCACCGCCACACAGGCCCAGGTGCGGGTTCCGCCGCGGTGCCGCCTGCGGCCCCAGCGCAGGGCCAGCGCGTTCACCAGCAGGAGTCCCCTGCCGTTCTCGGCCTCCAGGTCGGGCGGCCTCGCCCGCAGCCGCCGCACGGCACCCCCGTTCTCAGCGTCCAGGTCTGGCAGGCTTGCCCGTAAACGCCAGGCGGGACCTCCGTCGTGCACCTCGATGAACAGCAGGCGGCCACGCAACCGGACCCACACCTGGACGTGATCTCCCGCGGTGTGGCACACCGAGTTGGTGACCAGTTCGGATACCAGCAACTCGACTGTGGCGGTCGTGCCCTCGCCAACGGCCCAGTCCGCCGCCGCCCGGCGGGCGAACTCTCGCGCCTGTCCCACCATCTCGGGAATCCTCGGCAGTCCGAGGTATCGGACGTCCGCCTCTTCCCATCGTTGCTGTGAATTAGAACCGGACACGGCTGATGCCCGCTTCACGGGCATGCGTACCTCTCGCGCGGAAGGCAGATCATCCATGACGATGCTCACCTCGTCACCGCGTGCGACAACGCTACGGACAGGAGCATGGAAGTTCCTTTGAAAGCAGGGGATGGGAGATCCACAGATCTTGCGCGGCGGCTGCGGATGACACCCTTCAAGGACACCGCGGCGATCTCCGGGTGCCCAGGTCTTCGAACGGCCCCCCGTCGGCCATCGCGAGAGCCTCATAGCGGCCCCGCTACGGCCTTTTGGCGGACGTTTCGTCTCGCCTGACCTTCCGAGATTGTTAGATCTCCCACGCTGAGGCGACCACCCGTTACCGTGGATCGACAGGTGTCAGAACGGGGGCGCACATGGCCGGATGCGAGAGCGGTAACCGTCACCTGAAGCAGGCAAGGCAGAACGCCCACTTCACACAGGAACGGAACGCGCAGGAACTCACTGACCTCGCCGACCAGATGTACATCGCGGGAGAGATCTCCCGCCGCACCTCGGTCAGTCCCCGGCAGTACCGGCGCTGGGAGAGTTCGGCGCCACCCTGGCCCCACCCAGACCACCGCAAGTTGCTGGAGCGGTTCTACGGCAAGCCGATTGTCGAACTGGGCTTCACCCCGCCTGAGACGGCTGGCCTCATGCTCCCCGAAGCACACGCCGACCTCCCCAGCGGAAATATGGACAACGGGAATGAGATCTTCGTAGCTGTGAACCGTCGAGAAGCCCTCACCACCGGGGCCGCCGCCCTCACCTTGGCCGCCGCCGGACACAATCTGCCCTGGCTTCCTCCCGCTGCCTCCGCCCAGTCCGGTCGGCACAAGTTGCGTGTAGGCACAGAGGAAGTCGATCTCCTGCGCTCTGCTGTCCTCGACCTGGATGTCATCGACCAGCGCTTTGGCGGAGGTCGGCTGTGGCGATCGGCCCGCGCCCATCTGATCCTGGTCCACCGCCTGATCGAGGAGGGCACCTACGGCGAGCCCACCGGCCAAGAGTTGCACGGTATCGCTGGTCAACTGACCACGTCGCTCGGCTGGTTCTGCTACGATGCGGGCCAGCAGACCGAGGCTCGCGTCTACTTCTCCGAAGCGCTGAACACGGCCATGATCAGCGGAGATGAACCTCTGGCCATTCGCACCCTGTCCAACATGGCTCGCCAGTCCGTCGACCTCGGCAAGGGCCGTGAGGCTGTCCGCTTCGCCCACATCGCTCAAGCGCACGCCGCCGAGTGGTCCGCTCCTCCCCGGGTTGGCGCTCTGCTAGCCATCCGCGAGGCCCACGGCCACGCCAGACTCGGGGACGAGACTTCCTGCGGGGAAGCAATCAAACGCGCCTGGGATGACTTCGAGCGCGGCCCCAGCGCACGCGACCCCGACTGGACATCGTTCCTCAACGAGGCGGAGTTGAGCTGCCTGGAAGGCATGTGCCGCCTTGACCTCGGCCAGCACGGTTATTCCGCGAAGTTACTGGACCATGCCGCCAGACTTCAGGGCATCGAGTACTCCCGCAACCGTGGCATGTCCCTGGCCCAACTCGCCCATGCCACCTTGAGAGGTCACGACCTTGATCACACAGTGAAGGCGTTGGAGGAATCGCTACAGCTGGTCGACAGCGGAATGAGCTCCCCCCGGACCATGAAGCAGTTGGCGCTCGTCCGTGACGGCCTCACCCCGCATCTGTCCAGTGCGCCGGTACGGGACGTGGCCGAACGACTCGACCAGTACGCCGTCTGACACGCATCGCGGAGAGAAGACGTGAACACCGTGGTAGACCTTCGCCTGCGACACCACGATCGGCACGCCACGAAGGAAATCATCGACGATCTGATCGACGCTTACGCCGAGATCTACAACGTCCCTCCCTACGCTGGCGATCCCTTTTTCTCCCCCAACACGTACGCCGATCGCCTGCGTGCCGCCCTGGAGATGGACGGCTTCGAGACCGTTACCGCCAGCATCGGCGACCAGCTCGTCGGCTATGTCCACGGCGCCGTACTACCCGCCGACAGGTCCTGGTGGGTCTCTCTTGGAGGGAGCAGGCCCGAGGCGGTACGGGTCGCCGCCGAAGCGAGGAAAGTCTTCTGGCTGCGCGAGTTGATGGTTCGGCCCGCTTACACCAACCGGGGCATCGGCCGCCTCTTGCACAACGCTGTGATAGCGGGTCGCGCCGAACCGTGGACGGCTTTGACCTGCGTCATCGGTAACGAGCCCGCTCACAGCGCCTACCTGCGCTGGGGCTACCAGCTGATCGGCCAGATCAGGCACGCCCCGGAATCCCCGGTGTATAGCGCGATGATCCTGCCGCCCCCACCCGACACCCCCTGAGTTTCGGCACGGATCAGGCGCATACGTTCGCGAATCGTATCCCAACGGTCACTTCTGGGCGACCACGAAGATCCTACGGAAGGGGAAGATCGTGCCGTACGGCCCCCGAGGGTAGGCCTCGCGGAGCAGGGCGGCACAGTCGGCGAGAAAGGCGGCGGCCTCGGCGGGGTCCAGGCGGTCGAGCATGGGGCGCAGGGCGGTGCCGGTGATCCAG
This window contains:
- a CDS encoding ATP-binding protein — protein: MVGQAREFARRAAADWAVGEGTTATVELLVSELVTNSVCHTAGDHVQVWVRLRGRLLFIEVHDGGPAWRLRASLPDLDAENGGAVRRLRARPPDLEAENGRGLLLVNALALRWGRRRHRGGTRTWACVAVPISQPRFK
- a CDS encoding GNAT family N-acetyltransferase; the encoded protein is MNTVVDLRLRHHDRHATKEIIDDLIDAYAEIYNVPPYAGDPFFSPNTYADRLRAALEMDGFETVTASIGDQLVGYVHGAVLPADRSWWVSLGGSRPEAVRVAAEARKVFWLRELMVRPAYTNRGIGRLLHNAVIAGRAEPWTALTCVIGNEPAHSAYLRWGYQLIGQIRHAPESPVYSAMILPPPPDTP